In Haloplanus rubicundus, one DNA window encodes the following:
- a CDS encoding class I SAM-dependent methyltransferase — translation MSDEKRGVRRVFDEIAADFARTRQRPWPEIEAFVEDVPGGDVALDIGCGNGRNVPLLVGACSRVVGVDFSRELLAIARTDNPDAAFVCGDGTHLPITAGVADVALCVAVLHHLPSTGERAALLDELGRALAPGGRALLSVWAIEHSAFDGERDEIRANDNDTYVPWTADDGSTHDRFYHIFERDELRALLDASPLGVERLDLLNGNYYARLVAPEG, via the coding sequence ATGAGCGACGAGAAACGCGGGGTTCGACGGGTCTTCGACGAAATCGCCGCCGACTTCGCGCGGACGCGCCAGCGCCCGTGGCCGGAGATAGAGGCCTTCGTCGAGGACGTCCCGGGCGGCGACGTCGCCCTCGATATCGGCTGTGGGAACGGGCGCAACGTCCCGCTGTTGGTCGGGGCGTGTTCGCGCGTCGTCGGCGTCGACTTCTCGCGGGAACTCCTCGCCATCGCCCGCACGGACAACCCCGACGCCGCGTTCGTCTGTGGCGACGGCACGCACCTCCCGATCACGGCGGGCGTCGCCGACGTGGCGCTCTGTGTGGCCGTGTTGCACCACCTCCCCTCGACCGGGGAGCGGGCCGCGCTCCTCGACGAACTCGGCCGCGCCCTCGCCCCGGGCGGACGAGCCTTGCTCAGCGTCTGGGCCATCGAACATTCGGCGTTCGACGGCGAGCGGGACGAGATCAGGGCGAACGACAACGACACCTACGTCCCGTGGACGGCCGACGACGGGTCGACCCACGACCGGTTCTACCACATCTTCGAGCGCGATGAACTGCGGGCACTGCTCGACGCGTCGCCGCTCGGCGTCGAGCGGCTGGACCTTTTGAACGGGAACTACTACGCGCGCCTCGTCGCCCCGGAGGGGTGA
- the purL gene encoding phosphoribosylformylglycinamidine synthase subunit PurL has protein sequence MSLSDPDHELVAAELGRDPTPAEAALFENLWSEHCAYRSSRPLLSAFDSEADQVVVGPGDDAAVVSLPTYGDDAAETYVAMGIESHNHPSYVDPYDGAATGVGGIVRDILSMGAYPIALTDSLYFGGFDREHSRYLFEGVVEGIADYGNAIGVPTVGGSVEFHDDYEGNPLVNVACVGLVTPDRLVTAEAKTPGNKLVLVGNATGRDGLGGASFASEDLSEDAETEDRPAVQVGDPYTEKLLIEANEALVDENLIRAARDLGAAGLGGASSELVAKGGLGAHIELDRVHQREPNMSALEILLAESQERMCYEVRPEDVERVQEIADRYDLGCSVIGEVQEGNYVCTFEDETVVDVPAEFLADGAPMNDLPMEEPVEAARDLPDADLESAFDAVVGNPNTASKEWVYRQYDHEVGTRTARRPGDDAAIMAIRESGTGLALSAGAIPAWTDANPYDGARAVALENATNLAAKGAVPHAAVDCLNGGNPEKPDVYGGFGAIVDGLADMCRDLSVPVVGGNVSLYNDSVAGPIPPTPTVAMIGVREGYDAPPLTVTGEGSLLEVGARGGALGGSTYLATQDGSDGFPDLPADPTAAVDAVRAVADLDSTLATHDVSHGGLAVTLAEMVGSAGISAAVEDAAALFDETPGRVVVETTDPAAVEAAAGDVPVRDLGAATAKADLTLSVGDEQLTRDADGIRGLRDVIDRELE, from the coding sequence ATGAGCCTGTCCGATCCGGACCACGAACTCGTCGCCGCCGAACTCGGGCGGGACCCCACGCCCGCCGAGGCGGCGCTCTTCGAGAACCTCTGGAGCGAACACTGCGCCTACCGGTCGTCCCGGCCCCTGCTGTCGGCGTTCGACAGCGAGGCCGACCAGGTGGTCGTCGGCCCCGGCGACGACGCCGCCGTCGTGTCCCTGCCCACCTACGGCGACGACGCCGCGGAGACGTACGTCGCCATGGGCATCGAGAGCCACAACCACCCCTCCTACGTCGACCCCTACGACGGCGCCGCGACGGGCGTCGGCGGCATCGTCCGCGACATCCTCTCGATGGGTGCCTACCCCATCGCGCTGACCGACTCGCTGTACTTCGGCGGGTTCGACCGCGAACACTCCCGGTACCTCTTCGAAGGGGTCGTCGAGGGCATCGCGGACTACGGCAACGCCATCGGCGTGCCCACCGTGGGGGGAAGCGTCGAATTCCACGACGACTACGAGGGGAACCCGCTGGTGAACGTCGCCTGCGTCGGCCTCGTGACGCCGGATCGGCTGGTCACCGCGGAGGCGAAGACGCCGGGCAACAAACTCGTCCTCGTCGGCAACGCCACCGGCCGCGACGGCCTCGGCGGCGCTTCCTTCGCCAGCGAGGATCTGAGCGAGGACGCCGAAACCGAGGACCGCCCAGCGGTGCAGGTGGGCGATCCCTACACCGAGAAGCTCCTCATCGAGGCCAACGAGGCGCTCGTCGACGAGAACCTGATCCGCGCGGCCCGTGACCTCGGCGCCGCCGGTCTGGGCGGCGCCTCAAGCGAACTCGTCGCCAAAGGGGGGCTGGGCGCTCACATCGAACTCGACCGGGTCCACCAGCGCGAGCCGAACATGTCCGCGCTCGAAATCCTGCTCGCCGAGTCCCAGGAGCGGATGTGTTACGAGGTACGCCCCGAGGACGTCGAACGCGTGCAGGAAATCGCCGACCGCTACGACCTCGGCTGTTCGGTCATCGGCGAGGTGCAGGAGGGGAACTACGTCTGTACCTTTGAAGACGAGACGGTCGTCGACGTGCCCGCCGAGTTCCTCGCCGACGGCGCACCGATGAACGACCTGCCGATGGAGGAGCCAGTCGAGGCGGCGCGTGACCTGCCCGACGCGGACCTCGAATCGGCGTTCGACGCCGTCGTCGGGAATCCGAACACGGCGAGCAAGGAATGGGTCTACCGCCAGTACGACCACGAGGTGGGGACGCGGACGGCCCGGCGGCCGGGCGACGACGCGGCGATCATGGCGATCCGCGAGTCCGGAACGGGCCTCGCGCTCTCCGCGGGCGCGATTCCGGCGTGGACGGACGCCAACCCCTACGACGGCGCCCGCGCCGTCGCGCTGGAGAACGCGACCAACCTCGCGGCGAAGGGCGCCGTCCCCCACGCCGCCGTGGACTGTCTCAACGGCGGCAATCCCGAGAAACCCGACGTCTACGGCGGCTTCGGTGCCATCGTCGACGGGCTGGCGGACATGTGCCGTGACCTCTCGGTGCCCGTCGTCGGCGGCAACGTCTCGCTGTACAACGACTCCGTGGCCGGTCCCATCCCGCCGACGCCGACGGTGGCGATGATCGGCGTCCGCGAGGGCTACGACGCCCCGCCCCTGACCGTCACCGGCGAGGGGAGTCTGCTGGAAGTCGGCGCTCGCGGCGGCGCACTCGGCGGCTCGACGTATCTCGCCACGCAGGACGGGAGCGACGGCTTCCCCGACCTGCCCGCGGACCCGACGGCAGCCGTCGACGCCGTCCGGGCGGTGGCCGACCTCGACTCGACGCTCGCGACCCACGACGTGAGCCACGGCGGTCTCGCGGTGACGCTCGCGGAAATGGTCGGGTCGGCGGGCATCAGCGCGGCGGTCGAGGACGCCGCGGCCCTGTTCGACGAGACGCCCGGGCGGGTCGTCGTCGAGACGACCGATCCGGCCGCGGTCGAAGCCGCCGCGGGCGACGTGCCCGTGCGGGACCTGGGCGCCGCGACGGCCAAGGCGGACCTGACCCTGTCGGTCGGCGACGAGCAACTCACGCGGGACGCCGACGGGATTCGCGGCCTGCGCGACGTGATCGACCGCGAACTGGAGTGA
- a CDS encoding CobW family GTP-binding protein has protein sequence MTPPIPTTVISGPLGAGKTTLVNRLLNDPGDRRIAVLVNDMGEVNVDAELLSAETDDGVIDLSNGCICCRLGDDLVTEVTRLAEERSFDYLVIEASGISEPIPIARTLTEGTDGTGPPENVRLDTTVSVIDAYGFWKAFDPAESLPDAAPAPERPLTEVLVDQIEFCDVLLLNKCDMVPDEELDAVEAAIRELQPRAELRRTTYSEVDPGAVLGTGLFDFEEARRRQGWKRALAEAEAADDSHSHDHGDRPAAAAHGVESFVYRRERPFDADHFDAWLDEWEGDVVRLKGFAWIASRPETVLGVSQAGPAVQAGPIGEWGVDDPATRLVIIGRHLDADAITAALDDCLADESAEPGEAGTDPFPREA, from the coding sequence ATGACGCCTCCGATTCCGACGACGGTCATCAGCGGTCCGCTCGGCGCCGGGAAGACGACGCTGGTCAACCGCCTTCTGAACGATCCGGGGGACCGCCGCATCGCCGTCCTCGTCAACGACATGGGTGAGGTGAACGTCGACGCCGAACTGCTGTCGGCGGAGACCGACGACGGCGTGATCGACCTCTCGAACGGCTGTATCTGCTGTCGCCTCGGAGACGACCTCGTGACGGAGGTGACTCGACTGGCCGAGGAGCGGTCCTTCGACTACCTCGTTATCGAGGCCTCGGGCATCAGCGAACCCATCCCCATCGCCCGGACGCTGACCGAGGGCACCGACGGGACCGGACCACCCGAGAACGTCCGCCTCGACACCACCGTTTCGGTGATCGACGCCTACGGGTTCTGGAAGGCGTTCGACCCGGCCGAGTCGCTCCCGGACGCGGCGCCGGCACCCGAACGACCGCTGACCGAGGTGCTCGTCGACCAGATCGAGTTCTGTGACGTGCTCCTGTTGAACAAGTGTGACATGGTTCCGGACGAGGAACTCGACGCCGTCGAGGCGGCGATAAGGGAGCTCCAGCCCCGGGCGGAGCTTCGTCGGACGACCTACTCCGAGGTCGACCCAGGTGCGGTTCTCGGGACCGGCCTGTTCGACTTCGAGGAGGCCCGGCGACGGCAGGGGTGGAAGCGGGCACTCGCCGAGGCCGAGGCCGCGGACGACAGTCACAGTCACGACCACGGCGACCGGCCCGCAGCCGCCGCCCACGGCGTCGAGTCGTTCGTCTACCGCCGGGAGCGACCCTTCGACGCCGACCACTTCGACGCCTGGCTCGACGAGTGGGAGGGCGACGTGGTCCGGCTGAAGGGGTTCGCATGGATCGCGAGCCGTCCCGAGACCGTCCTCGGCGTGAGCCAGGCCGGTCCCGCCGTTCAGGCCGGGCCGATCGGCGAGTGGGGCGTGGACGATCCGGCGACGCGGCTCGTGATCATCGGTCGGCACCTCGACGCCGACGCGATCACGGCCGCCCTCGACGACTGCTTGGCCGACGAGTCCGCCGAGCCAGGCGAAGCCGGGACCGATCCGTTCCCCCGCGAGGCCTAG
- the trpB gene encoding tryptophan synthase subunit beta, with amino-acid sequence MSDGEFAGYGGRHVPEALEEPLAHLAAAYDEVATTESFRNDLRHLLETFAGRPTPIFHAETLSERYGADIYLKREDLLHGGAHKINNTLGQALLAKRAGKSRLIAETGAGQHGTATAMVGALLDLDTEIYMGKKDVERQKMNVFRMRLMGATVNEVTRGGAGLADAVDAALEDMAANVDDTHYLVGSVVGPDPFPRMVRDFQSVIGDEAREQMLDRIGELPDAAVACVGGGSNAIGLFYPFRDDDVAFYGAEGGGEGEGSGRHAAPLAEGEDEVIHGMKTRVIGEETEVHSVSAGLDYPGVGPEHAMYRASGRAEYTAVTDEEALAAFRELAEAEGIIPALESSHGVALATQLAETGDHDTILVNLSGRGDKDMETAATQFDLG; translated from the coding sequence ATGTCCGACGGAGAGTTCGCCGGCTACGGCGGTCGGCACGTCCCCGAAGCGCTCGAAGAGCCCCTCGCACACCTCGCGGCCGCGTACGACGAGGTGGCGACGACCGAGTCGTTCCGAAACGACCTCCGACACCTCCTGGAGACGTTCGCCGGCCGCCCGACGCCGATCTTCCACGCCGAGACGCTGAGCGAGCGCTACGGCGCCGACATCTACCTGAAGCGGGAGGACCTGCTCCACGGCGGCGCCCACAAGATCAACAACACGCTCGGCCAGGCCTTGCTCGCGAAGCGGGCCGGTAAGTCCCGTCTCATCGCCGAGACGGGCGCCGGCCAACACGGCACCGCGACGGCGATGGTCGGCGCCCTCCTCGATCTCGATACGGAGATTTACATGGGCAAAAAGGACGTGGAGCGCCAGAAGATGAACGTCTTCCGGATGCGACTCATGGGCGCGACGGTCAACGAGGTGACCCGCGGCGGCGCGGGCCTCGCCGACGCCGTCGACGCCGCGTTGGAGGACATGGCGGCGAACGTCGACGACACCCACTACCTCGTCGGGAGCGTCGTCGGCCCCGATCCGTTCCCGCGGATGGTTCGTGACTTCCAGTCGGTCATCGGCGACGAGGCGCGCGAACAGATGCTCGACCGGATCGGCGAACTCCCCGACGCGGCGGTGGCCTGCGTCGGCGGGGGGTCGAACGCCATCGGTCTGTTCTACCCCTTCCGCGACGACGACGTGGCCTTCTACGGCGCCGAGGGCGGCGGCGAAGGAGAGGGATCGGGCCGCCACGCCGCGCCCCTCGCCGAGGGCGAGGACGAGGTGATCCACGGGATGAAGACACGCGTCATCGGCGAGGAGACGGAGGTCCACTCGGTGTCGGCGGGTCTGGACTACCCCGGCGTCGGCCCCGAACACGCCATGTACCGGGCGAGCGGGCGGGCGGAGTACACCGCCGTCACCGACGAGGAGGCGCTCGCCGCCTTCCGCGAACTCGCCGAAGCCGAGGGGATCATCCCCGCCCTCGAATCGAGCCACGGCGTCGCCCTCGCGACGCAACTCGCCGAAACGGGCGACCACGACACCATCCTCGTGAACCTCTCCGGTCGCGGCGACAAGGACATGGAGACGGCGGCGACGCAGTTCGACCTCGGGTAG
- a CDS encoding DUF7550 family protein has translation MTDHDDDHADHEHHPHGEDEEGRVTSPMQEFTTGQVGIGFVVLLVGLAVTFGVPLLF, from the coding sequence ATGACCGACCACGACGACGACCACGCGGATCACGAGCATCACCCGCACGGAGAGGACGAAGAGGGACGCGTCACGTCGCCCATGCAAGAGTTCACGACCGGACAGGTCGGCATCGGCTTCGTCGTCCTGCTCGTCGGTCTCGCGGTGACGTTCGGCGTCCCGTTGCTGTTCTAA
- a CDS encoding transcription initiation factor IIB, which yields MTDSVRGYTTERSRARESEDETESTEEGEQLRCPECGGQLATDTEHGETVCADCGLVVEEDEIDHGPEWRAFDSKEKDQKSRVGAPTTQMMHDKGLSTNIGWQDKDAYGKTLSSRQREKMQRLRTWNERFRTRDSKERNLKQALGEIDRMASALGLPENVRETASVIYRRALSDDLLPGRSIEGVATSALYAAARQAGTPRSLDEIATVSRVDKDEIARTYRYVVRELGLEIQPADPEQYVPRFASELDLSDESERRARDLLKTAKDQGVHSGKSPVGLAAAAIYAAALLTNEKVTQSEVSEVANISEVTIRNRYHELLEAEEQIQVP from the coding sequence ATGACCGATAGCGTACGCGGTTACACGACCGAGCGCTCGCGCGCGCGCGAGAGCGAAGACGAGACCGAGAGCACCGAGGAGGGCGAACAGCTTCGCTGTCCGGAGTGCGGTGGACAGCTCGCTACGGACACCGAACACGGCGAAACCGTCTGTGCCGACTGTGGCCTGGTCGTCGAGGAGGACGAAATCGACCACGGCCCCGAGTGGCGCGCCTTCGACTCCAAGGAGAAAGACCAGAAATCGCGAGTCGGCGCGCCGACGACCCAGATGATGCACGACAAGGGGCTGTCGACGAACATCGGCTGGCAGGACAAGGACGCCTACGGCAAGACGCTCTCCTCGCGCCAGCGCGAGAAGATGCAGCGTCTCCGCACCTGGAACGAGCGGTTCCGGACCCGGGACTCGAAGGAGCGGAACCTGAAGCAGGCACTCGGCGAAATCGACCGGATGGCCTCCGCGCTCGGTCTCCCCGAGAACGTCCGCGAGACGGCGTCGGTCATCTACCGACGCGCGCTCTCGGACGACCTGCTCCCCGGCCGCTCCATCGAGGGTGTCGCCACGAGCGCCCTCTACGCCGCCGCGCGACAGGCGGGCACGCCCCGCTCACTCGACGAAATCGCCACCGTCTCCCGCGTCGACAAGGACGAAATCGCGCGGACGTACCGCTACGTCGTCCGCGAACTCGGCCTCGAAATCCAGCCCGCGGACCCCGAGCAGTACGTCCCCCGCTTCGCCTCCGAACTCGACCTCTCGGACGAGTCGGAGCGACGGGCGCGTGACCTGCTGAAGACGGCGAAAGATCAGGGCGTCCACAGCGGCAAGAGTCCGGTCGGCCTCGCGGCCGCCGCCATCTACGCCGCGGCCCTCCTCACGAACGAGAAGGTGACCCAGAGCGAAGTGAGCGAGGTGGCGAACATCTCCGAGGTGACGATTCGCAACCGCTACCACGAACTGCTCGAAGCCGAAGAGCAGATTCAGGTTCCCTGA
- the hisF gene encoding imidazole glycerol phosphate synthase subunit HisF: MAVTKRIIPCIDVDIDEDGEAAVYTGVNFEDLKYTGDPVEMAREYNAAGADEFVFLDITASAEGRETMLHVVEQIADEVFIPLTVGGGIRTRDDVKETLRAGADKVSINTAAIENPDLVDAGAAAFGSQCIVISVDARRRYDEQGEHYEEVDGESCWFECTIKGGREGTGVDVVEWAREVESRGAGELFVNSIDADGTKDGYDIPLTRAVCENVSTPVIASSGCGGPEDAYEVFTEAGADAALAASIFHFDEYSIRDVKEYLDERGVPVRL; the protein is encoded by the coding sequence ATGGCCGTAACCAAGCGAATCATTCCCTGTATCGACGTGGACATCGACGAGGACGGCGAGGCGGCCGTCTACACGGGCGTCAACTTCGAGGACCTGAAATACACCGGCGACCCGGTCGAGATGGCCCGCGAGTACAACGCGGCGGGCGCCGACGAGTTCGTCTTCCTCGACATCACGGCCAGCGCGGAGGGGCGCGAGACGATGCTCCACGTCGTCGAGCAGATCGCGGACGAGGTGTTCATCCCCCTGACCGTCGGCGGCGGCATCCGCACCCGCGACGACGTCAAGGAGACGCTCCGGGCCGGCGCGGACAAGGTGTCGATCAACACGGCGGCCATCGAGAATCCCGACCTGGTCGACGCGGGCGCCGCGGCCTTCGGCAGCCAGTGCATCGTCATCAGCGTCGACGCGCGCCGGCGCTACGACGAGCAGGGGGAACACTACGAGGAAGTCGACGGCGAGTCCTGCTGGTTCGAGTGTACGATCAAGGGCGGCCGCGAGGGGACCGGCGTCGACGTGGTGGAGTGGGCGCGGGAGGTCGAATCCCGCGGCGCGGGCGAACTGTTCGTCAACTCCATCGACGCCGACGGGACGAAAGACGGCTACGACATCCCGCTGACCCGCGCGGTCTGCGAGAACGTCTCGACGCCCGTCATCGCCTCCTCCGGCTGTGGTGGCCCGGAAGACGCCTACGAAGTGTTCACCGAAGCCGGCGCCGACGCGGCGCTCGCGGCCTCCATCTTCCACTTCGACGAGTACTCCATTCGCGACGTGAAGGAGTACTTAGACGAGCGCGGCGTGCCGGTCCGACTGTAG
- a CDS encoding NUDIX hydrolase gives METTRHFTATIYLVADGATALHEHPGLGIRLPPGGHVDRAELPHEAALREATEETGLEPTLLAEGDDVRSETARAIPRPRHLMLADVNVCDGEVGHQHVDHVYYATVDDRTIDPAPGEPGPAAWAWYDRDDLRDADVDADVRQLGIEAIETAARKRA, from the coding sequence ATGGAGACGACGCGACATTTCACTGCGACGATATACCTCGTCGCGGACGGGGCGACGGCGCTCCACGAACATCCGGGCCTCGGCATCCGCCTGCCGCCCGGCGGCCACGTCGACCGCGCGGAACTCCCCCACGAGGCGGCGCTTCGCGAGGCGACCGAGGAGACGGGGCTGGAGCCGACGCTTCTGGCCGAGGGCGACGACGTGCGCTCGGAGACGGCACGGGCCATCCCCCGCCCCCGGCACCTGATGCTCGCGGACGTGAACGTCTGTGACGGCGAGGTCGGCCACCAGCACGTCGACCACGTCTACTACGCCACCGTCGACGACCGGACCATCGACCCCGCGCCGGGCGAACCGGGGCCGGCAGCGTGGGCGTGGTACGACCGGGACGACCTGCGCGACGCCGACGTGGACGCCGACGTGCGACAGTTGGGCATCGAGGCCATCGAGACGGCGGCCCGGAAACGCGCATGA
- a CDS encoding PHP domain-containing protein, protein MLSVELHTHSSLSHDGRDPVDHLLEQAASVGLDAIAVTDHDEIDASLDAVEMAPEYGLIGIPGMEITTAVGHVLALGVDELVPAGLSFEATLDRIHEAGGIAVVPHPFQASRHGVAPHISAETLASADAIEVYNSRLLTGRSNRKAERFAAFHDLPMTAGSDAHIAEMVGQAVTEVDADERTAESILAAVADGRTSVVGRRTPWRISFRQAAGGAKRRLVRALGDLL, encoded by the coding sequence GTGTTATCGGTCGAGTTGCACACGCACTCGTCGCTGTCCCACGACGGGCGGGATCCGGTCGATCACCTGCTCGAACAGGCGGCCTCCGTGGGTCTCGACGCCATCGCCGTCACCGACCACGACGAGATAGACGCCAGCCTCGACGCGGTCGAGATGGCCCCGGAGTACGGTCTGATCGGCATTCCCGGCATGGAGATCACGACCGCCGTCGGCCACGTCCTCGCCCTCGGTGTCGACGAGCTGGTGCCCGCCGGCCTCTCGTTCGAGGCGACACTCGACCGCATCCACGAGGCGGGCGGCATCGCCGTCGTTCCCCATCCCTTCCAGGCATCGCGTCACGGCGTTGCCCCCCACATCTCGGCCGAGACGCTCGCCAGCGCCGACGCCATCGAGGTGTACAACTCCCGGCTGCTCACCGGCCGCTCCAACCGCAAGGCCGAGCGGTTCGCCGCCTTCCACGACCTCCCCATGACCGCCGGCAGCGACGCCCACATCGCCGAGATGGTCGGGCAGGCGGTCACCGAAGTCGACGCCGACGAGCGGACGGCCGAGAGCATCCTCGCCGCCGTCGCCGACGGCCGGACGAGCGTCGTCGGTCGGCGCACGCCGTGGCGCATCAGCTTCCGACAGGCCGCCGGCGGCGCGAAACGCCGACTCGTCCGCGCGCTCGGCGACCTGCTGTAG